Proteins encoded in a region of the Candidatus Margulisiibacteriota bacterium genome:
- a CDS encoding HD domain-containing protein, with protein MASTPIRPSGPHRTGRFSQPPADSSFYRQYLHASPLLSRVTDLAEKARAVNPRLDLDRFFEAAGVCLYAHRNQTRKISGDLYAVHPIGSAEKEVILFKVGDENELIAALLHDVVEDTAFDLLFVRQRFGPDVARLVDGMTKIEQLGKDHYINEHNIDKFIFALAADIRLLRLKTVDRICNLEDADKLPRENRERNCREALDFYVPLLWLCGQMKPARHLSDLALRKLDPAHYAEVKKRIETVLWQNRNEIKQLKSEIAGRFQEKITNGLPAELLATPQGRRYLEAKIGGLKINAKPNSVYKADQTAALRGTEVRNLSDIMMLQIVVETEEDCYQMTNVVHSLGIPMDRYWHDYIKDPKINGYQSIHTAILRGETLFRFQIRTREMQAQSQEGVLYNAYAPNGEFRQPNIPWLRTDWLKLLFAVHDRRDKVVMVKALAQAKVTSLMVRANGEIKHYEALLPHGVTPLEAAFIADPELGMTVVGATHQDTSWDINKPLEGSVGILRLRAAGEPQARDYMSLLTMPLARLRFVDFMASKSEEARFKFAGNSLDQALGKYFLRLDELLRECPKLVNATIAKIVAGEIAAAGGAQELNAAVQKADDGSLMIARLTFEARQANASALLTGLNEAFPVESGGFFSDRVKVSIPVKHKLIGNQLERAVRELERNNDAVITAHDIILPPLIQDPAVLNPNSFNYSRDLALRASRALRSQKGIVFDMFLNPLAMSMIPGNFAGQVADVLADHISSANLLLIGGNRDDISLFYQRIAEYLAIKSAPEPLVVLYERDQMFQSEGIIQPLTQLEEPYFGYTLTELGHIDEFIFQKLLFRFDQASRSVRNF; from the coding sequence ATGGCAAGCACTCCGATCAGGCCCAGCGGACCCCATAGAACCGGGCGGTTTTCCCAACCTCCGGCGGACAGTTCTTTCTACCGCCAATATTTGCACGCTTCGCCGCTTCTTTCCCGGGTTACCGATCTGGCGGAAAAAGCCAGAGCGGTCAATCCGCGGCTCGACCTGGACCGCTTCTTTGAGGCGGCCGGAGTTTGCCTGTACGCCCACCGTAACCAGACCAGGAAGATCAGCGGCGATCTGTATGCCGTCCACCCTATCGGTTCAGCCGAAAAAGAGGTGATACTCTTTAAGGTTGGCGACGAGAACGAACTGATCGCAGCGCTGTTGCATGATGTCGTCGAAGATACCGCTTTCGATCTCCTCTTTGTTCGACAGAGGTTTGGCCCTGACGTTGCCCGGCTCGTTGACGGCATGACCAAGATTGAACAGCTGGGGAAAGACCATTACATCAACGAACATAATATTGATAAGTTCATTTTTGCTCTGGCCGCTGACATTCGCCTGCTCCGGCTGAAAACAGTTGACCGGATCTGCAACCTGGAAGACGCTGACAAATTGCCGCGGGAGAACCGGGAACGGAATTGCCGCGAAGCGCTTGATTTTTATGTTCCGCTCCTCTGGTTGTGCGGCCAGATGAAGCCGGCCCGCCATCTTTCCGATCTTGCTTTAAGAAAGCTTGATCCCGCTCATTATGCCGAAGTAAAAAAGCGGATCGAAACGGTTCTGTGGCAAAATCGGAACGAGATCAAGCAGCTGAAAAGTGAAATTGCCGGTCGTTTCCAGGAGAAAATTACCAACGGGCTACCGGCCGAATTATTGGCGACCCCGCAAGGCAGGCGTTACCTGGAAGCGAAGATCGGCGGGTTGAAAATTAACGCTAAACCAAACTCCGTTTATAAAGCCGACCAAACTGCCGCGCTGCGGGGGACAGAGGTCCGCAACCTTTCCGACATTATGATGCTGCAGATCGTGGTTGAAACAGAAGAAGACTGCTATCAAATGACGAACGTGGTTCATTCGCTGGGGATCCCGATGGACCGTTACTGGCATGACTATATTAAAGATCCCAAGATCAACGGCTATCAGTCGATCCACACCGCGATCTTACGGGGCGAAACGCTTTTCCGTTTTCAGATTCGGACCCGGGAGATGCAAGCTCAATCGCAGGAAGGGGTCCTTTATAACGCCTATGCTCCAAACGGGGAATTCCGGCAGCCTAATATTCCTTGGCTTAGGACCGATTGGTTGAAACTGCTTTTCGCGGTCCACGACCGACGTGATAAGGTCGTAATGGTTAAAGCATTGGCGCAAGCCAAGGTGACCTCGCTGATGGTTCGGGCAAACGGCGAAATCAAGCATTATGAGGCTTTGTTGCCGCATGGCGTAACGCCGCTGGAAGCGGCCTTTATCGCCGATCCGGAGCTTGGCATGACCGTAGTTGGGGCGACCCACCAGGATACTTCCTGGGACATTAATAAGCCGCTGGAAGGATCGGTGGGGATCTTACGTTTGCGAGCAGCGGGAGAGCCGCAAGCTCGTGATTACATGAGCCTTTTAACGATGCCGCTGGCCAGGCTCCGTTTTGTCGATTTTATGGCGAGTAAAAGTGAGGAGGCCCGGTTTAAGTTTGCAGGGAATAGTTTAGACCAAGCTTTGGGGAAGTATTTTCTGCGATTGGACGAGCTGTTGCGGGAATGCCCCAAACTGGTCAACGCGACAATCGCCAAGATTGTCGCCGGGGAGATAGCCGCTGCGGGTGGAGCGCAAGAACTTAATGCCGCGGTCCAGAAAGCGGACGATGGCTCATTAATGATCGCCCGGCTGACCTTTGAGGCCAGACAAGCAAACGCCAGCGCCTTGCTGACCGGCCTAAATGAAGCTTTTCCCGTCGAAAGCGGCGGTTTTTTCAGTGATCGGGTGAAAGTTTCGATCCCAGTAAAACATAAATTGATTGGCAACCAATTGGAAAGGGCGGTTCGGGAACTTGAACGGAATAATGACGCGGTCATCACCGCGCATGATATTATCTTGCCCCCTTTGATCCAGGATCCAGCAGTACTTAACCCCAATTCGTTTAATTATTCCCGGGATCTGGCTTTGCGCGCTTCCCGGGCGCTCCGAAGCCAGAAGGGGATTGTTTTCGATATGTTTTTGAACCCGCTGGCGATGTCGATGATCCCCGGGAACTTTGCGGGTCAGGTTGCGGACGTTCTTGCGGACCATATCAGCTCCGCCAATCTCCTTTTGATCGGTGGAAATAGAGACGACATTTCCCTCTTTTATCAGCGGATAGCGGAATATCTGGCCATCAAATCAGCGCCGGAACCGCTAGTTGTCCTCTATGAACGGGATCAGATGTTCCAATCGGAAGGGATTATTCAGCCCTTGACTCAATTGGAAGAACCTTACTTTGGTTACACTTTGACCGAGCTTGGCCACATTGATGAATTTATCTTCCAAAAGTTATTGTTTCGCTTTGACCAGGCCTCCCGCAGCGTTCGAAATTTTTAG
- the rpe gene encoding ribulose-phosphate 3-epimerase, which translates to MTIKIAPSILSADFRTLEAEIKKVEAAGADLIHIDVMDGHFVPNITIGPLVVKACRKITKLPLDVHLMIENPDRYIPDFAKAGADIITIHVEASKNLDSDLELIRQNNVKPGVVVNPATPVESIFHVLDKVAMVLLMSVNPGFEGQKFMSEILPKIKALKSEIVSRKLLVDIEVDGGINLDTYKEVVKAGANVLVAGSAIFYAPDYQAVIKQLKA; encoded by the coding sequence ATGACGATAAAGATCGCCCCCTCGATTCTCTCGGCTGACTTCCGGACGCTGGAAGCCGAGATCAAGAAAGTTGAAGCGGCCGGCGCCGACCTGATCCATATCGACGTCATGGACGGCCATTTTGTCCCCAATATCACCATCGGTCCGTTGGTCGTCAAGGCCTGCCGGAAGATAACCAAGCTGCCGCTTGACGTCCACCTGATGATCGAGAACCCGGACCGCTACATCCCGGATTTTGCCAAGGCGGGAGCGGATATCATTACCATACACGTCGAAGCGTCCAAAAACCTGGATAGCGATTTAGAGCTAATCCGGCAGAACAATGTTAAGCCGGGAGTAGTCGTCAATCCGGCCACACCGGTCGAGTCGATCTTTCACGTCCTGGACAAAGTTGCCATGGTCCTCTTGATGTCGGTCAACCCCGGTTTTGAAGGGCAAAAATTTATGTCGGAAATCTTGCCCAAGATTAAAGCTCTCAAGTCGGAAATTGTTAGTCGGAAGTTGTTGGTTGATATCGAAGTCGACGGCGGGATTAATCTCGACACCTACAAAGAAGTCGTTAAGGCCGGGGCCAATGTTTTGGTCGCCGGTTCAGCGATCTTTTACGCGCCTGATTATCAGGCGGTCATCAAACAGCTGAAAGCCTAA
- a CDS encoding serine/threonine-protein kinase produces the protein MEQLLKSRYTIGNKISESNFSVTYRGTYVGTEKPLIIKIYKRGTLNSSLIKGMKFSVKDFSLISHPSIAKLIDGDYGWQGFYYIREYVPGKNLRDKLAAGKIEPDQAILIIEQILSALETTHAKGVLHGSLTPENIFIDEQGGVKITDFVIKGEIKEALPQKILELMAGLAYASPEGLEGAPLTPASDLYSVGLIMYELLTGQPLLKTGGLAAHLRKMQSSCLVPRSQLSFLPGYLGDILFKLLQRDPIVRFQTAGEVRESLASKALPLPPKINDEFVKLFEGVVTQYGVVVDAPPPPQPVAQVKKNGETILVLPEKGKHKSWLLAVLLFISIAFGVVYAFYLGK, from the coding sequence ATGGAACAGCTCCTTAAGAGCCGCTATACGATCGGCAACAAGATCTCCGAAAGCAATTTTAGCGTCACCTATCGCGGAACTTATGTCGGGACCGAAAAGCCGCTGATCATCAAGATCTACAAGCGGGGGACCCTCAACTCCTCCCTGATCAAAGGGATGAAGTTCAGCGTTAAGGATTTTTCCCTGATTTCCCACCCCTCGATCGCCAAACTAATTGACGGCGATTACGGTTGGCAGGGCTTTTACTATATTCGGGAATATGTCCCCGGCAAAAACTTGCGCGACAAACTGGCGGCGGGGAAGATCGAGCCCGATCAGGCGATCCTGATCATCGAACAGATCCTCTCGGCCTTGGAGACGACCCACGCCAAGGGGGTGCTGCACGGCTCTCTGACCCCGGAAAATATATTTATCGACGAGCAAGGCGGGGTAAAGATCACCGATTTTGTGATCAAAGGGGAGATCAAAGAGGCTCTGCCGCAGAAGATCTTGGAGCTAATGGCCGGACTGGCCTACGCTTCGCCGGAAGGTCTGGAGGGGGCCCCGCTGACCCCGGCCTCCGATCTTTACTCCGTCGGATTGATCATGTATGAGCTCTTGACCGGCCAGCCGCTGCTCAAAACCGGCGGCCTTGCCGCTCATTTAAGAAAAATGCAAAGTTCCTGTCTCGTCCCCCGGTCGCAGCTTTCTTTTCTGCCGGGCTATTTGGGGGATATTTTATTCAAACTTCTGCAACGTGACCCGATCGTCCGCTTCCAAACCGCCGGCGAGGTCCGGGAAAGCCTGGCGAGCAAAGCGCTTCCCCTCCCGCCTAAGATCAACGATGAGTTTGTGAAGCTTTTTGAAGGGGTCGTGACCCAGTATGGCGTTGTCGTTGACGCTCCGCCGCCGCCTCAACCGGTCGCTCAGGTCAAAAAAAACGGGGAAACGATCCTGGTCCTGCCGGAAAAAGGGAAACATAAGAGCTGGCTCCTCGCGGTTCTTCTTTTTATCAGTATTGCCTTTGGCGTCGTCTACGCCTTTTATTTGGGGAAATAA
- a CDS encoding PASTA domain-containing protein — MTGYLALYLVFAAVVSLVIGLLVVKLRLPAPRLVIPAIIIFILSPVLAGYIYLVYFDALPEVAVPDVVGLSKPDAAARLKEAELKVLDGGEVYQNFPAGTVVSQRPEAGRRVKVGRAVTLMVSSGKQKVAAPDLIGKPFSQAAKMIDAAELKLGDIRRERNPDLTEGTVLAQEPLPGEMVDLGRGIDLLISTTGIVTEETE, encoded by the coding sequence ATGACCGGTTATTTGGCGCTCTATCTAGTCTTTGCCGCCGTTGTCAGCTTGGTCATCGGCCTGCTGGTCGTGAAGCTGCGATTGCCGGCGCCGCGGCTCGTTATTCCGGCGATAATTATTTTTATCCTTTCGCCGGTCCTTGCCGGCTATATTTACCTGGTCTATTTTGACGCTTTGCCGGAAGTGGCCGTTCCTGACGTGGTCGGCCTTTCAAAACCCGATGCGGCGGCCAGACTTAAGGAAGCGGAACTCAAAGTCTTGGACGGCGGTGAGGTTTACCAGAATTTCCCGGCCGGGACGGTCGTCTCCCAGCGGCCCGAAGCGGGACGGCGAGTAAAAGTCGGCCGAGCGGTGACCCTGATGGTCAGCTCCGGCAAACAAAAAGTCGCGGCCCCTGACCTGATCGGCAAACCTTTCAGCCAGGCGGCCAAAATGATCGACGCGGCGGAACTAAAACTCGGCGACATCCGCCGGGAAAGAAACCCCGATTTGACGGAAGGGACGGTCCTGGCCCAGGAGCCCCTGCCCGGAGAAATGGTTGACCTTGGGCGCGGTATCGACCTGCTCATCTCAACCACGGGAATAGTTACGGAGGAAACAGAATGA